The Malus domestica chromosome 13, GDT2T_hap1 genome includes a window with the following:
- the LOC103403820 gene encoding probable galacturonosyltransferase-like 4 codes for MALLSTPTPLPILLGLLSILLFHPITTTSGIRLGILRRPSPHLPVFREAPAFRNGEQCGSENTDAIHVAMTLDANYIRGTMAAVFSLLQHSTCPENLYFHFLSARIAPEFFSSIKSTFPYLNFKTYAFDSNRVRWKISKSIRQALDQPINYARIYLADILPTDMRRVIYLDSDLIVVDDIAKLWSVDMEDKVVAAPEYCRANFSQYFTDAFWSDPDLSKTFQGRNPCYFNTGVMVVDVDKWRKGGYTQKVEEWMALQKRKRLYHLGSLPPFLLVLAGNIKGVDHRWNQHGLGGDNFEGRCRNLHPGPISLLHWSGKGKPWLRLDARKPCTVDHLWAPYDLYHSARHFLEE; via the coding sequence GTCCATCCTCCTCTTCCACCCCATCACCACCACCTCCGGCATTCGCCTAGGCATCCTTCGCCGTCCCTCCCCTCACCTCCCTGTCTTCCGTGAAGCACCCGCCTTCCGAAACGGGGAGCAATGTGGCTCCGAAAACACGGATGCCATCCATGTTGCCATGACTCTAGATGCCAATTACATCCGCGGCACAATGGCTGCCGTGTTCTCCTTGTTGCAACACTCGACGTGCCCCGAAAACCTCTATTTTCACTTCCTCTCCGCGCGTATTGCACCGGAGTTCTTTTCCAGCATAAAGTCTACGTTCCCTTACTTGAACTTCAAGACATATGCCTTTGATTCGAACCGGGTTCGCTGGAAGATATCAAAATCTATAAGGCAAGCATTGGATCAGCCAATTAATTATGCTAGAATCTATCTTGCTGACATCCTTCCGACCGATATGAGGCGTGTTATATACTTGGACTCGGACCTCATTGTGGTGGACGACATTGCCAAGCTATGGAGCGTGGACATGGAAGACAAGGTGGTGGCTGCACCGGAATATTGCCGGGCAAATTTCTCACAGTATTTCACTGACGCATTTTGGTCTGACCCGGATTTGTCGAAGACATTCCAAGGAAGAAACCCGTGTTATTTCAACACAGGAGTGATGGTGGTGGATGTGGATAAATGGAGGAAAGGAGGGTATACACAGAAGGTTGAGGAGTGGATGGCGTTGCAAAAGCGAAAGAGGCTATACCATTTGGGGTCTTTGCCGCCCTTTCTGCTGGTTTTGGCCGGAAACATCAAGGGTGTGGATCACCGGTGGAACCAGCATGGGTTAGGAGGTGACAACTTTGAAGGAAGGTGTAGGAACCTCCACCCTGGTCCCATTAGTCTTCTGCACTGGAGCGGGAAGGGTAAGCCATGGTTGAGGTTGGACGCCCGGAAGCCATGCACCGTCGATCATCTCTGGGCACCGTACGATCTCTACCATTCGGCGAGACACTTTCTGGAAGAATAA